A genomic region of Ignavibacteria bacterium contains the following coding sequences:
- the polX gene encoding DNA polymerase/3'-5' exonuclease PolX, producing the protein MQLKDALDILEEITFYLELKGENVFKINAFNSAIRNLSRFDVSLQEAFDKGIIQNTKGVGKTIQGILNEILEKNESSLLNELRAEFPAEIYSLTKIRGLGAKKIKKLYDELNITSIQELEQACIENKLLKIPGFGEKTQSSILENINKLKTTKGKLLLHHADSIYEEIAKEIKKSYKGEFSSTGNLRLRSRIIPKIEILIIKDSNNKKLIDSFSCDELEKNIYGGTYKDASVNFVFVDEDNFYLELFKTTGPEHFLKRVNLNELKASAFKSEVEIFEKLNLPYIPPQARENKDLELKNYDFPNLRDLKGLIHIHSNYSDGSNSIKEVLEYAEKKNYEYVLLCDHSKSAFYANGLDEIRLREQWKEIDELNSKSKKVKILKGIECDILPDGSLDFDDSILKQFDCVIASVHSKFKMTEAEMTKRISIALKNKYVKILGHPTGRLLLSRDPYPVDLNEIINVAANEGKSIELNCNPHRLDLDWEYHQKAISKGIKITISPDAHSFEDMEYVRYGIDMAIKGGLEKKDIVNCLSLNQFLKDFCQK; encoded by the coding sequence ATGCAACTTAAAGATGCCCTTGATATACTGGAAGAAATAACTTTTTACCTTGAATTAAAAGGAGAAAATGTTTTTAAGATTAATGCGTTTAACAGTGCGATAAGGAATTTATCTCGATTTGATGTATCTCTGCAGGAAGCATTTGATAAAGGAATAATTCAGAATACAAAAGGTGTGGGCAAAACTATTCAGGGAATTTTAAACGAAATTTTAGAGAAAAATGAATCGTCATTGTTGAATGAATTACGGGCAGAGTTTCCCGCTGAAATTTATTCTTTGACTAAAATAAGGGGACTTGGTGCGAAAAAAATTAAAAAACTTTATGATGAATTAAATATCACATCAATTCAGGAACTTGAGCAGGCATGTATTGAAAATAAACTTTTGAAAATTCCAGGTTTTGGTGAAAAAACGCAGAGCTCCATTCTGGAAAACATCAATAAACTTAAAACTACAAAAGGAAAATTACTTTTACATCACGCTGATTCTATTTATGAAGAGATTGCAAAAGAAATAAAGAAGTCATACAAGGGTGAATTTAGTTCAACAGGTAATTTAAGGCTCAGGTCTCGAATAATTCCAAAAATTGAAATATTAATCATTAAAGATTCAAATAATAAAAAGTTGATTGATAGTTTTTCATGCGATGAGCTTGAAAAAAATATTTACGGTGGCACTTATAAAGACGCATCGGTCAATTTTGTTTTTGTAGATGAAGATAATTTTTATCTCGAATTATTCAAGACGACTGGACCTGAACATTTCTTAAAGAGAGTTAATCTTAATGAACTTAAAGCCAGTGCATTCAAAAGTGAAGTAGAAATTTTTGAAAAACTTAATTTACCTTACATCCCGCCACAGGCAAGAGAAAATAAAGATCTTGAATTAAAAAATTATGATTTCCCAAATTTACGCGATCTAAAAGGTCTCATTCATATCCATTCAAATTATTCTGATGGCTCAAATTCAATAAAAGAAGTTTTAGAATATGCTGAAAAGAAAAATTATGAATATGTATTGTTATGCGACCATTCAAAATCTGCGTTTTATGCAAATGGACTTGATGAAATTAGACTGCGAGAACAATGGAAAGAAATTGATGAACTTAATTCAAAATCAAAAAAAGTTAAAATCTTAAAAGGCATCGAATGTGATATTTTACCCGATGGTTCACTCGACTTTGATGATTCTATTCTAAAACAATTCGATTGCGTTATAGCCTCGGTTCATTCTAAGTTTAAGATGACTGAAGCAGAGATGACCAAACGAATTTCAATTGCGCTTAAAAACAAGTATGTCAAAATTCTGGGGCATCCTACTGGAAGACTTTTGCTTTCGAGGGATCCTTATCCTGTAGATTTAAATGAAATTATCAATGTTGCGGCAAACGAGGGTAAATCAATTGAATTGAATTGTAATCCTCATCGACTTGATCTTGATTGGGAATATCATCAAAAAGCAATTTCGAAAGGAATTAAAATTACAATCTCCCCTGATGCACATTCATTTGAGGATATGGAATATGTTCGATATGGAATTGATATGGCAATAAAAGGCGGACTTGAAAAGAAAGATATTGTAAATTGTTTATCATTAAATCAATTCTTAAAGGATTTCTGTCAGAAATAG
- a CDS encoding adenine phosphoribosyltransferase, with amino-acid sequence MDLKNYFRIVPDFPKKGINFIDITTLLKDKIAFNEALEQLYSQVSQLQVDKVVAIEARGFIFGSLLAHKLNAGFVPVRKPGKLPAEKISETYFLEYGTDTLEIHKDAIKPGEKVLIHDDLLATGGTVDAVCKMVERLGGEVVGILFLVELSFLNGREKLSKYNVHSIVKFESE; translated from the coding sequence ATGGATCTAAAGAATTATTTTCGAATCGTTCCCGACTTTCCCAAAAAAGGAATTAACTTTATAGACATAACTACTTTGTTGAAAGACAAAATTGCATTTAATGAGGCGCTGGAACAACTTTATTCGCAAGTTTCGCAACTTCAAGTTGACAAGGTTGTCGCCATTGAAGCACGTGGATTTATATTTGGTTCTTTACTCGCTCATAAATTAAATGCTGGTTTCGTTCCTGTTAGAAAACCCGGTAAACTTCCAGCCGAGAAAATTTCAGAAACATATTTTCTTGAATATGGAACAGATACTCTTGAGATACACAAAGATGCAATTAAACCCGGCGAGAAAGTTCTAATTCACGATGATTTGTTAGCAACTGGAGGAACCGTCGATGCAGTCTGCAAAATGGTTGAGAGACTGGGTGGAGAGGTGGTAGGAATACTTTTCCTGGTCGAGTTGAGCTTCTTAAATGGAAGAGAAAAATTAAGTAAGTATAATGTTCATTCAATAGTAAAGTTTGAAAGTGAATAA
- a CDS encoding ATP-binding protein: MYVERELANFFNELIKHFSLIALVGPRQAGKTTFLKNRAVEKLDYLLFDDVDIKRIFDEDIKSFERQFLSKDRIAILDEIQVVDEPGRKLKYLVDTGYRLWITSSSEIILSQKVLSYLVGRVTIQRLFPFNLFEFLSAKKIQIQDQILINRELKDHIKFGGYPKVVLTDLIEIKKTILRDLLETIVLKDIAFNFSINDILTLQKMIEYLAANVCSILNYGSINQALKISFPTIKKYLDALEKSYIIYSVRPFFTNKNKELSKQPKIYFLDNGILNQTLKDYEINGLKFENYIFTEILKAGFHPKYWRNKHKNEVDFVIEKGKQKIPIEVKLSFHNKIESGLKIFINEYQPQIAFIVILEGEEKDIELNGCKIKVRFVNNFLNEIKVKQINEA; encoded by the coding sequence ATGTACGTAGAGAGGGAATTAGCTAATTTTTTTAATGAATTAATCAAACATTTCTCACTGATCGCTCTTGTTGGTCCAAGACAGGCAGGTAAAACCACATTTCTTAAAAACAGAGCAGTTGAAAAATTAGACTATCTTTTATTTGATGATGTTGACATTAAGAGGATTTTTGATGAAGATATTAAGTCATTCGAAAGACAATTTTTGAGTAAAGATCGGATCGCAATTTTAGATGAAATCCAAGTTGTTGATGAACCGGGAAGAAAGCTTAAGTATCTAGTTGATACTGGTTACAGGTTATGGATAACTTCTTCGTCTGAAATTATTTTAAGTCAAAAGGTTTTATCATACCTTGTTGGTCGTGTAACTATTCAACGATTATTCCCATTTAATTTATTTGAATTTCTGAGTGCAAAGAAAATACAAATCCAGGATCAAATTCTAATAAATCGTGAATTAAAGGACCATATTAAATTTGGAGGATATCCAAAGGTCGTCTTAACAGATCTAATTGAAATCAAAAAAACAATCTTAAGAGATTTACTTGAGACAATTGTACTAAAAGATATTGCTTTTAATTTTTCGATTAATGATATCTTAACCCTTCAAAAAATGATCGAGTATCTCGCAGCAAATGTATGCTCCATTCTAAATTATGGTTCAATTAATCAAGCTTTAAAAATTTCTTTTCCAACCATTAAAAAATATCTTGATGCACTCGAGAAAAGTTATATCATTTATTCAGTACGACCGTTTTTTACAAATAAAAACAAAGAACTCTCAAAACAACCAAAAATCTATTTCCTTGATAATGGGATACTAAATCAAACTTTAAAAGACTATGAAATAAATGGATTAAAATTTGAAAATTACATTTTTACTGAAATACTCAAAGCAGGATTTCATCCGAAATACTGGAGGAATAAACATAAGAATGAAGTTGATTTTGTAATCGAGAAAGGCAAACAAAAAATTCCAATTGAAGTTAAACTTTCCTTTCATAATAAGATTGAATCGGGTTTAAAAATTTTTATAAATGAGTATCAACCTCAAATTGCATTTATTGTTATACTTGAAGGTGAAGAGAAAGATATTGAACTTAATGGTTGTAAAATAAAAGTTCGTTTTGTAAACAATTTTCTTAACGAGATTAAAGTAAAACAAATTAATGAGGCTTAA
- a CDS encoding DUF1028 domain-containing protein gives MKVKFTLLIVLCSFNLTFAQFFNSNQPFAHTYSIVARDENTGELGVAVQSHWFSVGSIVSWAEAGVGAIATQSFVNVSFGPEGLRLLKEGKNAEEVLNELISKDEGRDFRQLAIIDVNGNVAAFTGKSCIEFASHRIGKNYSVQANMMLTDRVVNAMAEAFEKSTGPLAERLIEALKAAEKEGGDIRGRQSAALLVVRGKSTGKIWEDRLIDLRVEDHAQPVEEIERLLKVYRAYEHMNNGDLAVEKGDDKKALEEYGSAENLLPQNLEIKYWVAVSFANLGKLDQALPRFKFVFERDKNWIELTKRIVKNGLLKVGENELKQILEVVEIKR, from the coding sequence ATGAAAGTTAAATTTACATTACTTATTGTTTTATGTTCTTTTAATTTGACTTTCGCACAATTTTTCAATTCCAATCAACCTTTTGCTCATACATATTCAATCGTTGCGAGAGATGAAAATACAGGTGAATTGGGAGTTGCTGTTCAATCACATTGGTTCTCTGTAGGTTCAATTGTTTCCTGGGCTGAAGCAGGTGTAGGGGCAATTGCAACTCAATCATTTGTTAATGTCTCATTCGGTCCAGAAGGACTTCGATTGCTTAAAGAAGGTAAGAATGCTGAAGAAGTTTTGAATGAATTAATTTCAAAAGATGAAGGAAGAGATTTCCGTCAACTTGCAATTATAGATGTAAATGGAAATGTAGCAGCCTTTACAGGTAAATCCTGTATTGAATTTGCATCACATAGGATTGGAAAAAATTATTCTGTTCAGGCTAATATGATGCTTACAGATCGAGTTGTTAATGCAATGGCAGAAGCTTTTGAAAAATCGACAGGTCCGCTTGCAGAAAGACTAATTGAAGCATTGAAAGCTGCTGAAAAAGAAGGCGGAGATATTCGCGGCAGGCAATCAGCTGCGTTGCTGGTTGTTAGAGGTAAATCAACTGGAAAAATCTGGGAAGATAGACTGATTGACTTAAGGGTAGAAGATCATGCACAGCCTGTGGAGGAAATTGAAAGATTATTAAAAGTTTATCGAGCCTATGAACATATGAACAATGGTGATTTAGCAGTTGAAAAAGGTGACGATAAAAAAGCATTGGAAGAATACGGAAGTGCTGAAAATCTTTTGCCTCAAAATCTTGAAATCAAATACTGGGTTGCAGTTTCTTTTGCTAATCTCGGAAAACTTGATCAAGCACTTCCAAGATTTAAGTTTGTATTCGAACGAGATAAGAACTGGATTGAATTGACAAAAAGAATAGTTAAGAATGGTTTATTAAAAGTGGGTGAGAATGAATTAAAACAAATTTTGGAAGTAGTAGAAATTAAACGCTGA
- a CDS encoding DUF1343 domain-containing protein, which translates to MREFLITIFLLVFFLNFDQSKVRLGNDKLINEYFYLIEGKNIGIIANHTSVLENGEHLIDFLFRTKKVNIIAAFGPEHGFRGDAPAGEKIESSIDEKTGIPVYSLYGKINKPTPEMLKGIDILIYDIQDVGARFYTYISTLYLCLEAAAENNIKFIVCDRPNPIGGEKVDGPILKNELKSFVGIAPLPIQHGMTIGELALYFNDLIEKDKGIKADLTILKMDNWTRDQLFDKTGLNWTKPSPNIVNLEGALVYPGTCLFEATNVSEGRGTYLPFLQIGAPFIDNEKLTQELKKLDFNSVEIQPVQFVPVDISGMSINPKYKNETCNGILVRIKDTESFYPVQFGLAFISTLKRLYPEQFKINERRMNLLVGDEKITELLNSGANYENIVSYYQDKLNQFKQVRNKYLLYN; encoded by the coding sequence ATGAGAGAATTCCTAATCACAATTTTTCTTCTCGTTTTTTTCTTGAACTTTGACCAATCAAAAGTACGACTTGGTAACGATAAACTTATTAATGAATATTTTTATTTAATCGAGGGCAAGAATATTGGAATAATTGCAAATCATACGAGTGTTTTAGAAAACGGTGAACATCTAATTGATTTTCTTTTTAGAACAAAAAAAGTAAACATTATCGCTGCATTTGGTCCTGAACATGGCTTCAGAGGTGATGCCCCAGCAGGTGAAAAAATTGAAAGTTCAATTGATGAGAAAACGGGAATTCCGGTTTATTCGCTATATGGTAAAATCAATAAACCAACTCCCGAAATGCTTAAAGGAATTGATATTTTGATTTATGATATCCAGGATGTTGGAGCCAGATTTTATACATATATCTCAACTCTTTACCTGTGCCTCGAAGCCGCTGCTGAAAACAATATTAAATTCATCGTTTGCGATCGGCCAAATCCAATTGGAGGTGAAAAAGTTGACGGACCAATTTTAAAAAACGAATTAAAATCTTTCGTCGGAATAGCTCCCCTTCCAATTCAACATGGAATGACCATCGGTGAACTTGCACTTTATTTCAATGATTTAATTGAAAAAGATAAAGGCATCAAGGCGGATTTAACTATCTTAAAAATGGATAACTGGACAAGAGATCAATTATTTGACAAGACTGGTCTGAATTGGACTAAACCTTCCCCCAATATTGTTAATCTTGAAGGAGCACTTGTCTATCCTGGAACTTGTTTATTTGAAGCAACAAATGTTTCAGAAGGCAGAGGCACTTATTTACCATTTCTACAAATCGGAGCTCCTTTTATTGACAATGAAAAACTAACTCAAGAATTAAAAAAATTAGATTTTAATTCTGTTGAAATTCAACCAGTTCAATTTGTACCTGTGGATATATCAGGAATGAGCATTAATCCAAAATATAAAAACGAAACCTGCAATGGAATTTTAGTAAGAATTAAAGACACTGAAAGTTTTTATCCCGTTCAATTTGGATTAGCTTTTATTTCAACATTGAAAAGACTTTATCCCGAGCAATTTAAAATAAATGAAAGACGTATGAATTTACTCGTTGGTGATGAAAAGATTACAGAGCTTTTGAATTCCGGAGCAAATTATGAAAATATTGTAAGTTATTATCAAGATAAACTAAATCAATTCAAGCAAGTAAGAAATAAATATCTTTTATATAATTAG
- a CDS encoding NUDIX hydrolase yields MKRWQKISSKVLFKNKYWTYCLDTFDAGNGKINEYHYVHTEGSTMIIPKMNDKFILVEQYRYLNDMFSIEFPCGSIEEGLDEVSNARKELEEETGFTSDNLIKIGFFSPYNGVADELCSVFFTEDLKKIDSTPDETEEFVIHFISEDEIDKLIKENKIWDGMSISAWTLYKFWKSK; encoded by the coding sequence TTGAAACGCTGGCAGAAAATTTCATCAAAGGTCCTATTTAAGAATAAGTACTGGACATATTGCCTGGATACTTTTGATGCTGGGAACGGAAAAATAAACGAATATCACTATGTCCACACTGAAGGATCAACAATGATAATTCCAAAAATGAACGACAAATTCATTTTAGTTGAGCAGTATCGTTATTTGAATGATATGTTCAGCATAGAATTTCCTTGTGGCTCTATTGAAGAAGGACTTGATGAAGTTTCAAATGCCAGAAAAGAACTTGAAGAAGAGACCGGTTTTACATCAGACAATCTGATTAAAATCGGTTTCTTCTCTCCTTATAATGGAGTTGCTGATGAATTATGTTCTGTTTTTTTCACCGAAGACCTTAAAAAAATTGATTCAACTCCAGATGAAACCGAAGAATTTGTAATTCACTTTATATCTGAAGATGAAATTGATAAGTTGATTAAAGAAAATAAAATCTGGGATGGAATGTCAATTTCAGCATGGACACTATATAAATTTTGGAAATCAAAATGA
- the ndk gene encoding nucleoside-diphosphate kinase: MERTLAILKPDCVQRNLIGKVIEKIEAAGFKIIGMKMIRLSKESARGFYEVHKERPFFNDLIEYMTSGFCVPMVLEKENAVEDFRKLIGATDPAKAEEGTIRKLYATSIQENIVHGSDSPENAVKEINHFFSRHELLG, translated from the coding sequence TTGGAAAGAACATTAGCTATTCTCAAACCAGATTGCGTTCAACGTAATTTAATTGGTAAAGTAATTGAAAAAATTGAAGCTGCGGGATTTAAAATCATTGGAATGAAAATGATTCGACTATCTAAAGAAAGTGCACGCGGCTTCTATGAAGTCCATAAAGAAAGACCCTTCTTTAACGATTTAATTGAATATATGACTTCTGGTTTTTGCGTTCCAATGGTTTTGGAAAAAGAAAATGCTGTTGAGGATTTCAGAAAATTAATTGGTGCAACTGACCCAGCAAAAGCTGAAGAAGGAACAATTAGAAAACTTTACGCAACAAGCATTCAGGAAAATATCGTTCATGGAAGCGATTCTCCTGAAAACGCTGTAAAAGAAATAAATCACTTTTTCTCAAGACACGAACTTTTAGGATAA
- the sucD gene encoding succinate--CoA ligase subunit alpha, whose protein sequence is MSILVNKKSKVLVQGITGSEGSFHTTQMIEYGTNVVAGVVPGKGGMTFNGVPIFNTVEEAVKKTGADTSVIFVPPQFAPDAILEAAFAGIKVIVCITEGIPAKDMIKVYDVIKDMDVRLIGPNCPGVISPGECKVGIMPGFIHKKGKVGIVSRSGTLTYEAVKQLTDLGIGQSTCVGIGGDPVIGSRFIDIIKLFNEDKNTEAIVMIGEIGGTAEEEAAAYIKKYVKKPVIGFIAGRTAPPGRRMGHAGAIISGGKGTAAEKMEVMRKAGITVVESPADIGITVKKVLEKVKSKKVSVNKSKKSSIKKLTGKTKKAKSKTKK, encoded by the coding sequence ATGAGCATACTTGTAAATAAAAAATCAAAAGTTCTTGTTCAAGGAATTACTGGAAGTGAAGGCTCTTTCCACACAACACAAATGATTGAATACGGGACAAATGTTGTAGCTGGAGTTGTTCCGGGCAAAGGCGGAATGACTTTCAATGGTGTCCCCATTTTCAATACAGTTGAAGAAGCCGTTAAAAAAACCGGTGCAGACACTTCTGTTATTTTTGTTCCGCCACAATTTGCACCTGATGCAATATTGGAAGCAGCATTCGCTGGAATAAAAGTCATTGTTTGTATCACAGAAGGAATTCCAGCAAAAGATATGATTAAAGTTTATGATGTAATAAAAGATATGGATGTTCGTTTGATCGGACCAAACTGTCCCGGCGTCATTTCACCAGGCGAGTGTAAAGTTGGAATTATGCCTGGCTTTATTCATAAAAAAGGTAAAGTCGGAATTGTTTCGCGCAGTGGAACATTAACTTACGAAGCAGTCAAACAGTTAACAGATCTTGGAATTGGTCAGTCAACTTGCGTTGGTATCGGTGGTGATCCTGTTATTGGTTCACGCTTTATTGATATCATAAAATTGTTTAATGAAGATAAAAATACTGAAGCGATTGTAATGATCGGAGAAATTGGAGGAACTGCCGAAGAAGAAGCTGCAGCTTACATAAAGAAATACGTGAAGAAACCAGTGATTGGATTTATCGCAGGAAGAACAGCACCTCCCGGAAGACGAATGGGACACGCTGGTGCAATAATTTCCGGCGGAAAAGGAACTGCTGCTGAAAAGATGGAAGTAATGCGAAAAGCTGGAATAACTGTAGTCGAAAGTCCTGCTGACATTGGTATTACTGTTAAGAAGGTTTTAGAAAAAGTGAAATCAAAGAAAGTTAGTGTGAATAAATCTAAAAAATCTTCAATAAAGAAATTAACTGGTAAAACCAAAAAGGCTAAATCAAAAACAAAAAAATGA
- the gatA gene encoding Asp-tRNA(Asn)/Glu-tRNA(Gln) amidotransferase subunit GatA has product MPGKQKVNIQTKVQNFLENIKNNNHLNAFLQVYEEEALSKASELDYKISQGEQTGKLTGLVFAIKDNIAIKGKKLTCGSKILENFESIYSATVIEKILQEDGIIIGKTNLDEFAMGSSNENSAFGPVKNPYDESRVPGGSSGGSAVAVAKQMCDVALGSDTGGSIRQPAAFCGVFGLKPTYGRVSRYGLVAFASSFDCIGPIANDTETIAKVMEVISGYDEKDSTSSDLEVPNFSELVSQQPEKIKIGLPIEFFKEGLDTEIKSKIFECVEFLKSNSFEIFDISLPHLEYSIADYYLLTTAEASSNLSRYDGVKFGQRIENPKTLKEMYTQTRDEYFGTEVKRRIMLGTFVLSAGYYEAYYRKAQKVRRLIQNDFINAFQKVDLIISPTTPTTAFKLGEKVDDPLSMYLSDIFTTSANLAGIPAMNIPIGFDSNNLPIGMQLMANHFKEDLILQVSYFLEKYFIQKKV; this is encoded by the coding sequence ATTCCTGGTAAACAAAAAGTGAACATACAAACTAAAGTTCAGAACTTTTTAGAGAATATTAAAAATAATAATCACCTGAATGCTTTTCTTCAAGTTTATGAAGAAGAAGCATTATCTAAAGCTTCTGAACTTGACTACAAAATTTCTCAGGGTGAACAAACAGGAAAACTCACAGGATTGGTTTTTGCCATCAAAGATAATATTGCAATCAAAGGGAAAAAACTAACCTGCGGTTCAAAAATTCTAGAGAATTTTGAATCGATTTACAGTGCAACCGTTATCGAAAAAATTTTGCAAGAAGATGGAATTATTATTGGCAAAACCAATCTCGATGAATTCGCAATGGGTTCTTCAAATGAAAATTCTGCATTTGGTCCTGTAAAAAATCCCTATGATGAAAGTCGTGTTCCTGGTGGTTCAAGCGGCGGTTCTGCTGTTGCAGTTGCAAAACAAATGTGTGATGTTGCACTCGGTTCTGATACCGGTGGCTCAATTCGGCAACCAGCTGCATTCTGTGGAGTGTTTGGACTAAAACCAACTTATGGAAGAGTTTCAAGATATGGACTTGTTGCTTTTGCATCTTCTTTTGATTGTATCGGACCAATTGCAAATGATACCGAAACAATTGCAAAAGTGATGGAAGTAATCTCTGGTTACGATGAGAAAGACAGTACCAGCTCAGATTTAGAAGTGCCGAATTTTTCTGAATTAGTTTCGCAACAACCAGAAAAGATAAAAATTGGGTTGCCAATAGAATTCTTCAAAGAAGGCTTAGATACTGAAATTAAATCAAAAATTTTTGAGTGCGTTGAATTTCTTAAATCAAATTCTTTCGAAATTTTTGACATTTCACTCCCCCATCTCGAATATTCCATCGCAGATTACTACTTACTCACAACAGCAGAAGCATCTTCGAATCTTTCCAGATACGATGGTGTAAAATTCGGTCAGAGAATTGAGAATCCAAAAACATTGAAAGAAATGTACACACAAACCAGAGATGAATACTTCGGAACAGAAGTTAAGAGAAGAATTATGTTGGGCACATTTGTTCTTTCTGCTGGATATTATGAAGCTTATTATCGCAAAGCCCAGAAAGTTAGAAGATTAATACAAAATGATTTTATCAACGCATTTCAAAAAGTTGATTTGATAATTTCACCAACTACACCAACAACTGCCTTCAAACTTGGCGAAAAAGTTGACGATCCTCTTTCAATGTATTTAAGCGATATTTTCACAACTTCAGCAAATCTCGCTGGCATTCCTGCGATGAACATACCAATAGGATTTGATTCAAATAACTTACCGATTGGAATGCAACTTATGGCAAATCATTTTAAAGAAGATTTAATTCTTCAAGTTTCATATTTCTTAGAAAAATATTTCATCCAGAAAAAAGTATAG
- a CDS encoding twin-arginine translocase TatA/TatE family subunit: protein MFGNIGTGEIILILLVVLILFGAKKIPELAQGLGKGIREFKKAMRDVEEEIKQEPEKIESKKEDSEAKS, encoded by the coding sequence ATGTTTGGAAATATTGGAACTGGTGAAATAATTCTGATTTTGCTCGTAGTTCTAATTCTTTTTGGTGCAAAGAAAATTCCTGAACTTGCACAAGGACTTGGTAAAGGAATTCGGGAATTTAAAAAAGCTATGCGCGATGTTGAAGAAGAAATTAAGCAAGAACCTGAAAAAATTGAATCAAAGAAAGAAGATTCAGAAGCAAAATCCTGA
- the purQ gene encoding phosphoribosylformylglycinamidine synthase subunit PurQ, producing MKFGIVIFPGSNCDYDSYYLLKNVLRVETEFLFHKENSLHNCDVIILPGGFSYGDYLRCGAIARFSPIMKEVIKFANEGGTVIGICNGFQILCESGLLPGVLSKNNSLKFQCFDQTLKIVNNKTRFTNLYNENEIVTFPIAHGEGNFIIDETGLKELYDNNQIVLKYCDNYGNITLESNPNGSINNIAGICNKEGNVFGLMPHPERCSEAILGNTDGIKIFQSILNN from the coding sequence ATGAAATTTGGTATTGTTATTTTTCCAGGCTCGAATTGTGATTACGATTCGTACTATCTCTTAAAAAATGTTCTTAGAGTTGAAACAGAATTTCTTTTTCATAAAGAAAATTCACTTCACAATTGTGATGTAATAATTCTTCCCGGCGGGTTTTCTTACGGTGATTATTTGAGATGCGGAGCTATTGCAAGATTTTCTCCAATCATGAAGGAAGTAATAAAATTTGCAAACGAGGGTGGAACAGTAATTGGCATTTGTAATGGATTTCAGATTTTATGTGAAAGCGGACTTTTGCCCGGAGTTCTTTCAAAAAATAATTCATTAAAATTTCAATGCTTTGATCAAACACTTAAAATTGTAAACAATAAAACTCGTTTCACAAATCTTTATAATGAAAACGAAATTGTAACTTTCCCAATTGCTCATGGTGAAGGAAATTTCATAATTGATGAAACTGGACTAAAAGAACTTTATGATAACAATCAGATAGTTTTGAAATACTGCGATAATTATGGTAATATTACTTTAGAATCTAATCCCAATGGTTCAATAAACAATATCGCTGGTATTTGCAATAAGGAAGGAAATGTTTTTGGATTGATGCCTCATCCTGAGAGATGCAGTGAAGCTATTCTAGGTAATACTGACGGAATTAAAATTTTTCAATCAATACTAAATAATTAA
- the purS gene encoding phosphoribosylformylglycinamidine synthase subunit PurS, whose amino-acid sequence MFKAKIFIKRRRTILDPQGKAVELGIKSLGFQNVSNVRIDKYIELEINEDDEEKAKVEIEKICNSLLANPHLEDYFFELEKL is encoded by the coding sequence ATGTTTAAGGCTAAAATTTTTATCAAGAGAAGAAGAACAATTTTAGACCCTCAGGGTAAAGCAGTAGAACTTGGAATTAAATCTCTTGGTTTTCAAAATGTAAGTAATGTTCGTATTGATAAATATATTGAACTTGAAATAAATGAAGATGATGAAGAAAAAGCAAAAGTAGAAATTGAAAAAATTTGTAATTCACTTCTTGCTAATCCTCATCTTGAAGATTACTTTTTTGAATTAGAAAAGCTATGA